TGAAGCTTGTGCCCTTTGAGTCCTTCATGGTGGATCTCAGAGGTCCCTCTGGACCTCAATCGGGAGAGGTCCCATCCCTGGTTTTGCTTCCACAGGAGATTTGGACAGACTTAATGATAGTGTTGGCAAGAGTCCTTCTAGGCAGACTCAACAACCTTGCTTATGGTTGGCCTTCCTCAAGGCAGGGATGTGGCTTGGCCAGGAGAGTgtaggcaggaaggaggaaagagaagtgacAGAGGGAAATGTGTGTTTGCCATGAATGTCCTGACACTCGCTAATGCCCCCTTGGGAAGATGGTACAGGGAACAGGCCTGGGTCATGGTGAATAGGACtcccttgtttcttttccctcaggCTACCTGAATCCCATCCCAGACACCCACTGACTTGTCCCTTCAGGACGTGGGAAAGATGGTGGCCCATCAGGCTCAGCTTGGGCCTGACAGACCCTTGAGAGCCCAGAAAGGCAAGAGGCCACAGACAGCAGGACTGGCCCTCAGAGTTCCCAGACCGGAGGAGGAGGATCCCAGGGTAAGTGGGGAGGCTGGCATGGGTTTTGAAGCAGGAGCTCTGCCAGGAGTCTTGAGACAGGCTAGTGTCCTGGCTGATCGTCGTCCGGACTCAGTTGTCCATCCTGACATCGGCTGGAATCCCAGCAGGCTACACACTCAGAGGCTCAGAGCTGAGCATCAGCCTCAGGCACCATAGGATCAGATCCAGGCTTGTGTTTGTCCCAAATCTTAATGATGTTTCCCCCTGTCTTCAACTTGACACCTGCaatcccacctcccctcccctcccttccacgGGCTGGGGGAGGAAGCATCCAGAGGTCTTCACTATGCTGGCACCTCACTAGCCAGATTCGATGTCCCCTGTCCTCCTCCCATGTGCCACTCCCTGAGGGTGGCCTCACATTCGTGTGCTTGGCAAGTTCCCTGGCATTTGAGTGGATGCCCTgacccctcccccttcctccaccaGGTAAACTGCAGGGACTGTGAAGCCTTTGAATACAAGGCATCAAGCACCAGATGTCCCAAAAAACACTGGGGTCCGACCCTCGTTCCCGTGGCCTTGGGCTCCAGGAGGCTGAAAGAGAAAGTGGAGCCGTGGAGTGAGCGGGACCAGCGGGACCAGGCTGGGCTGTTGAACCAAGCTGAGAGGGAGAAGGTAGAGAGATGAAGGTGTGGAATGGGGCTTGCTGAACCGAATGCCAGGGCTGATACGACAGACCCCGCATCCGTGTGCATCCAGTGTGTGCAGTGCGGCGTGCGGGCAGAGCCAGGCTAggcgaggcaggcagaggagcccCCAGGCTAACAGGGTCCACATTTGGGTGATGGTGCTGTCCTTGCTGATTTAGTGTGGGGTTTGTGGCTGGACAAGTGACCCTACACCAGTGAGTGTGTGGAGCTTGGCACATGCCAAGGCAGACCCTGTCACAGGCCCTGCATGTTAGAAACTGCCTGGACGACCTGGTGGGTCACTGTAgtcagggtgggggcagaggtgggcgTAGAATGGCTGACGAGGGAAAGGACCATGTTGGCCCAAACCCAGGGCTGGCGTCTGGCTGGAAGACGGGGAAGGGAGTTCCTTCTCCTCTCAATGCTTTGATTTCTGTGCAGGCAAGTAGCCGAGCAGAGGAAGGCCCTGCTCCACAGGTTCCCCAGGAGACCCCGGGAGGGGCAGAAGCGCACCTGGAAGGAAGACACAGAATCTTGTGATTATGTGAGGGTGAGTGTGCACTGCTTCCCCGTGCTGTGCCCTGTGGGGACTCGCTGGGCTCCACGGGCCTCCTGGGGGCGGCGGGGCTCCACTTCCACTCTGACCAGTGCAGTTGAGTGGCGCGGTCTTTGCACCCATTTTTCCCTTGGTGCCCATGAAGTTGCCTTATACCTTGTATGTGTGGGAATGGTGGGCCGGTTGGCGTGTGAAGGTCATTGGCGGGCACCTCTGGAGCCCATACCATCCTCAGAGAAGAACAGGTGACTGTCCTTCGTGACTGTCCTCATGAGCAGAGCGGATGGAAGAGCCGGTCCAATGGAGGAAGCATCGATGGAAGGCAGGACCTTTGTGTGCTCCTCCCTGATGTCAAAAGTGCATCAACAGCATCCTGTCATGCCTTGTATGGCCTGTCATCTGCATGTGTGTCCAAGGCATTCGACTTGACAAACATCTCCAGGACTGAATCGAAGGGGTACCACAGAAAGGATGAGAGAAATCCCCAGGTAGATACTACAAGATGGAGACATTTCCCAAGGGTGACATATGCAGGAATGGATGTCAGAtagaggacagaggacagagaaatAGGTGGTAAAAGTGTTCTTTTGGGGCCAATGCACAGCCCTCCATCCCCACTGGCAATACCCTGGCCGGGTCTGAGTGCCAGGGACCAGGAGAACCCGTGCTGTCTTTCCAGTGTGAAagctggcaggctggagacctgggaatgaCCATTGTGTCACTGCCAATGCTGTCCCACAGGGGCAGGGTTCTCGTCCTGGGACATAGGCGAGCTGTGTGCTCCAGGAAGGCCTGGGCTTGACTGGCTGAGGTCACTACACCAAGGAGGACATTCTGCTCCGCTAAGCCCACGGAGGTCAGAGTTCATAGCATCTCAAACTGTCCATCGGACCCCCTGGTGGATTGTATAGGGAAAGAGGAAATCCCCACAGACCCTTGAATTGAGGAAGAAACAGGTCCAACCTTGGTGCATGCAAATTGGCCAGTGGACTTGTCATTTGAcacttttctattctgtttttagcctttatttttcagcagatgattattttatttggtcAAATTCAGGTTGATTtagttcataaaaatataattcatgatCCCACTTCAGATTCTTGTCTTCCCCACCTAATTGTCAGCTGAGTctgttgtattaaaaaaattttctggtCCAACACTCCCCAAAAATCCCTTTTAAAACGTATTGCCCATCATTTTGGAGATGAATTGACCTGACCCTATAGATCAGTATTCTTCGTTTATGTCCCACACATGATCAGTGTCTCCATGATTGAACTGGTTCTTAATTTATacttattggtgttcacttttaTTGTTTAGAAATGCTACTGCTTTTTGTGTGTCAATTTTGCAGGTtgcaatttggaaaaaaagtttCGTTAGcagtctgtgtgtatgtgtaccgtttagggttttctatatatatgatCAAGTGACTTGTGTAGAGAGAttgataattttacttcttttcagatttggatgctttttcttgATTAATTGCTCAGAGTAGTACTTTCACTACTAAGTGAAATAGAAGTAATGAACTCTGACCTCTTTGCTTTGTAccttaaaaaaaaccttccagTTTCTCAACCTTGAGTctgatgttagctgtagatttttattgattaaaatgattaatatgaTTTTGATTAATATGCtgaggaaatttctttttattagtagTTTATTGAAGGCTTTTGGTTAAGAAAGCTGGTGAACCTTAtagatgctttctctgcatcaattgagatctCTGCTTATTGTGATTTTATTCATGCACTCTACTACATTGATTGCTTTGCCGATGTTGAACAATGCTTGCATTCGAGTAATAGAATCCTGGTTGGCCGTGGTGGTGTATAATCCTTTCAGTATGCTTTTGAATTAATTGTGCTtgtactttgttgaagatttttatatcAATGTTTATAAGGCATCTTGGtctatactttcttttcttgtagtgtctctgttaggctttggtatcagggtactGCTAGCCTTATacaatgagttaggaagtatttccTACATTTCAATACTTAGAGATTGTTTGAGGAGTACTGTTGttaattctcctttaaatatttggtagaattcacaagTGGAGCCATCTTGTTTAGGACTTTCCTTTGTTGGGgatttttgattaccaattcaatctctctctctctctctctcttttatactTGAAAGtgcacattttgaattttattgcatatatatatatttaattggagttctatttgccagcatatagtatgacacccagtgctcatcacatcaagtgccccccttagtgcctgtcacccagtcacttggtccccctgcccacctccccttgcactaccccttgttcgtttcccagagttaggagattctcatgttctatcaccctttctgatatttcccacttattttctctcctttcccctatagtccctttcactaatttttatattctccgtatgaatgagaccatataatgattgtctttctccgactgacttctttcactcagcatagtaccctccagttccatcatcCATGGcaaagtaaatggtgggtatttgtcgtttctaatggctgaggagtattccattatgtaaagagaccacagcttcttgatccattcatctgtcgatggacaccgaggttccgtCCACAGAgtggctattgtggatgttgctgctataaacatcccgttgcaagtgtcccggcgtttccctgcatctgtatctttggggtaaatttccagcagtgcaattactggatcgtAGGGCAGATCCATtgttaactccttgaggaacctccacacagttttccagagtggctgccccagttcacattcccaccaacagtgcaggagggtccccctttctccacattctctccaacatttgtggtttcctgccttgttaatgttccccattctcaccggtgtgaggtgggatctcattgtagttttgatctgtatttccttgatggccagtGAAGTGGAGCAttgtctcatgtgcttgttggccacgtctatgtcttcttggtgaaatttctgttcatgtcttttgcccatttcatgattggattgtttgtttgtttgctgttgattttaataaagtctttatagatcttggataccagccctttatctatTGGGACTTaagctaaaaagcttctgcagagcaaaagaaacagtcaacaaaaccaattCAATCTCCTACTAGTTATTCATTTGTTaggttttctcttccttcacttAGTTATGGTGGATTGTGTGTTTCTATcattgtccatttcatctaagttatctaatttgttaACATACAAATATTCAAAGCATCcttataatactttttatatttcctttttttaataaatttatttttattggtgttcaatttaccaacatacagaataacacccagtgctcatcccgtcaagtgtcccctcagtgcccgtcacccattcaccccccacccccgccctcctccccttccatcacccctagttcatttcccagagttaggagtctttatgttctgtctccctttctgatgtttcccacacatttcttctcccttcccttctattccctttcactattatttatattccccaaatgaatgagaacatacactgtttgtcttctccgattgacttacttcactcagcataataccttccagtttcatccacattgaagcaaatggtgggtatttgtcgtttctagtggctgaggaatattccattgtatacctaaaccacatcttctttatccatcatctttcaatggacaccgaggctccttccatactttttatatttccatcacTTCACTAATCATATCCCCACTTTCACTTCTAACTTTACTCTTTTTTCTCCATAGGCAATGCAGCCaaaattttgcctattttgtttttatcttcaaagaactaactttctaagatattttctatattttttccatactctattttttctctaatctttACTTTCTTCATTCTTCTATCTTTAGGTTCAGGTTGCTCTTCCTTTACTAATTTATAAGGTGTAAAGTTGAGTTATTATATTtagacaagatttcttttttatgtgtttacATATAAGAACTTCcctcttagcactgctttcactgcTTTCCACAGGTTTCAGAatactgtatttttgttttcatttatcctgaggtattttctaatttttcttgtgtttttcttttacttgttgACTGTTTAAGAAGATGTTGTTTTATTTCCGCACATTTGCATACTTTCCAGTTTTCATTGGTCATAGATTTCTGTCATTGATTTCTACCTTTATTCCATTGTGAACAGAAATGAtacattgtatgatttcaatctttttagatttactaagaatttttttGTAGCCAAACACATGGTCTTTTTGAGAATGTTTCACATGCACTtgatttttatgttgttgttggGTGGAGTTTACTGAATTATCCACAAGGACTAACTGATATGCTACCTTTTAagtcactttatttcttttttttaagtcactttatTTCTATACAGATCTTCTATCTGGCCTATCTGGTTATTTTACCCATCATTGAAAGTAGATATTGATATTTGCATCAATTATTGTAGaactatttccttttctccctttgatTTTGTCAGTGTTTGCTTCATACATATGGGAGTTCTAATATTTGTCATGTATATGATTTTAAGTACCGTATCTTCTTACTGTATAGATTCTTTAACAATATACACTGTCCTTGTTTGTCATTGGAACAGTTTTGGACTTAAtgcctattttgtctgatattaaaaTAGCCACCCTAGCTCTCTTTGGTGCCTATTTGCAtggcatattttttctttcctttaacttTTCATCTATGTGTATCTTTAGATACAATGGGAGTCTCTTGTAGACATTATGTAATTAGATCATGATTCTTTTGTTTGCagctttgtttaaaatttttaatccatGCTGCCATTCTATGTCTTTAGGTTTGggagtttaattcatttatatttaaagtaatattcaaaaaggaaaacttaCAACCTTGACTTACTTAAGACTAATGTCAAGAATGAACTAGTATTTCATGTGTCTTCGGGATTTAACTAATTTTTACCTTTATGGCTTGTGTACTATGATACTAGtgtattagtttatttaaatatatgtatttaaatatataaatatatgtatctaaatatataaattaaatatataaatatatgtatttaaatatataaattatatataatataatttatctctctatatatgtataatatactttCTCCATTAGTTAGCTCtgcctatatatatattagtgcatgtatgtgtttatatgcCATACGtgactttttataaaattagcaTTGCTATACActacttgcttattttttaaccACCTGAAAATTtgctttgtatgttttgttttctttctcctttcctgattCTTTAGGCTTCCTGTACCTGGGATCACTATCATTTATCTGAAGATAATGCTTTTCTGTAGAAAGCATTATGTTTGttcttaaatgaaaatgtatttaattctgtttttaaaggacttttcatTAACTTTAGAATTCTGAcagataattatcttttttgaGCACCTTACTGATAAttcattgacttttattttatttctttgagaaattgCTATAATacttactttcttctttacaGGAAGTTAtctcttcctttgctttcatttctaaCTATATGCATTTctaagaaaggatgaaaaaacacatttgaatTGAGTCCTTCCTGGGCAGGAGGAAAAtcaatttctctttgttttgaaaacctaatgcaaataatatttaaaagtggCCTGTGCATCCAGAATAGAAAAGATTATTCCTTGATTTTCTTGGTggatattcttttaatattattattatcattatctaaagatttatttgtttatttgagagaaagcaagcatgcaggggcagaaggagagggagagagaatctccagcagacacccctctgagcacagagctgatgtgagacttgatcccaggaccataagaccatgacctgagctgaaatcaagagtcaagaatctgatgcttaaccgactgagccagccaagcaacCCTGTCTTGGTAGATATTCTACTACAAAATTTGCTTTTAGATAGCAAgcatttacttattcttttggtcctggatatttatttattctgtttagtttacatttttattgtgaatataGTCTTTTACTaataaatttctgtgtatttctttttaatgtttaaggTATGTGTTAAACTATTAATTTCTATAGTGGTTTCCATATTTCATTATTGCAATCTTGTTTATAACACATATCTAAGTATAACTGTTTATGTATTACCTATTTGGA
The Canis lupus familiaris isolate Mischka breed German Shepherd unplaced genomic scaffold, alternate assembly UU_Cfam_GSD_1.0 chrUn_S1611H1802, whole genome shotgun sequence genome window above contains:
- the LOC119878431 gene encoding protein FAM90A1-like, which translates into the protein MVAHQAQLGPDRPLRAQKGKRPQTAGLALRVPRPEEEDPRVNCRDCEAFEYKASSTRCPKKHWGPTLVPVALGSRRLKEKVEPWSERDQRDQAGLLNQAEREKASSRAEEGPAPQVPQETPGGAEAHLEGRHRIL